The segment AAAATCACCTTGTTCCGAACGATTGTAGGCACTTTGCTGAATGTGTTTTTCACGGTAATAGCGGCTTACCCGTTATCCAAAAAATATTTACCGGGGCGAAGCCCATTCCTGCTATTCATTGTCTTCACCATGATGTTTGGGGGAGGATTAATTCCTACTTATTTATTAGTCCGCTCGCTGGGATTGCTGAACAGTCCGTGGGTACTAATCATTCCACAGCTCATTAGTGCCTTTAATCTGGTCATTATCAAAGGATTTTTCGAGCAATTACCCGCAGAAATCGAGGAATCAGCGAGGGTAGACGGTGCCAGTGAGCTTCAATCGTTATGGCGGATCATTTTACCCTTGTCCTTGCCCGTTCTCTCTACCATTTCCTTATTCTACGCAGTCGGTCACTGGAACAGTTATTTCGATGCTATTGTCTATATCAATGATTCCAGCTTAATGCCGCTGCAAGTGATCTTGCGCAACATCCTGCTTAATGTCGCAACCCAAAGCGCTGATTCGCTTGCCAACTCCGGAACGGTTAGTACATTCGCTGTGCAAATGGCTGCCGTTGTCGTG is part of the Paenibacillus sp. FSL M7-0420 genome and harbors:
- a CDS encoding carbohydrate ABC transporter permease, with translation MIHLTIGEKVWQAVVYFILILLSLLCLLPFLYVVAVSVTPESEVLRRGIVIIPETFTFLAYKEVFISHGIGQAYKITLFRTIVGTLLNVFFTVIAAYPLSKKYLPGRSPFLLFIVFTMMFGGGLIPTYLLVRSLGLLNSPWVLIIPQLISAFNLVIIKGFFEQLPAEIEESARVDGASELQSLWRIILPLSLPVLSTISLFYAVGHWNSYFDAIVYINDSSLMPLQVILRNILLNVATQSADSLANSGTVSTFAVQMAAVVVTTVPILIVYPFMQKHFTKGVLLGSVKG